The following are encoded together in the Lathyrus oleraceus cultivar Zhongwan6 chromosome 3, CAAS_Psat_ZW6_1.0, whole genome shotgun sequence genome:
- the LOC127131360 gene encoding uncharacterized protein LOC127131360, with product MTGIFVDTLKDPFFDRLVSSVASDFAHLITIGDRIENGLRDGKIPGAVTASSAPKKYSGGFPKKREGETNAISRNYKRKQQASYGQVAAVVPIPYQQPMQQQQMYQPQHQQHHHQQNTAPLRQFKPRPPRRQLDPLPVPYSQIFPYLQKEGLLTLRELKPAIFPYPPRYDANAHCEFHMGVPGHTLENCFAFQNRVQDLIEAKAVSFTPRRPNVNTNPMPTHKDASVSAIKESDEGILIRKVEEIQTPITMIGAQLLKSGLILEELVKEENNEELRSFIQQMLDRGELQITYRVKSKRQEEIAVVDIPYDEVKVEIPISPLVIEFPAPFEYKDEKAVPWIYQPRAFKQGQEDKPLIINEPNVTSIVGPAGMTRSGRVFAPRTADTSERAKGKEATVQIPIPNQGMQDMHLSPKAGVTREEAEEFLFERHAKDDLDKTASGRDRSWIYILAIVAYSGDPGFTLQVDGEITETPFQSLEVVNMMAIQQTLEAPKSGPSMASWRGAKAVMESEDAQDWGKVVEVKEKRDKFGLGYDPSSDKAGSNYDK from the exons ATGACCGGGATATTTGTGGACACCTtgaaggacccattctttgatCGATTAGTGAGCAGTGTCGCATCTGACTTCGCACATCTCATCACGATTGGAGACCGCATAGAGAACGGGTTAAGGGATGGAAAGATTCCTGGAGCAGTAACAGCATCTAGCGCACCAAAGAAATATTCTGGAGGCTTCCCaaagaaaagagaaggtgaaacaaaCGCCATATCCAGGAACTATAAAAGGAAGCAACAAGCTTCATATGGTCAAGTCGCCGCCGTGGTACCTATACCCTATCAACAGCCAATGCAGCAACAACAAatgtatcaaccacaacatcaacaacatcatcatcagcaaaataCCGCACCATTAAGACAGTTTAagccaagacctccaagaagacaacttgaccctctaccagtaccttatagtCAGATATTCCCGTATCTGCAGAAGGAGGGCCTTCTAACATTGAGGGAATTAAAACCAGCTATTTTTCCGTATCCACCTAGATACGACGCTAATGCCCATTGTGAATTTCACATGGGAGTACCTGGTCATACTTTGGAAAACTGTTTTGCATTTCAGAATCgagtacaagacttgatcgaagccAAGGCTGTTTCTTTCACTCCAAGACGCCCGAACGTGAATACCAACCCTATGCCGACGCATAAGGATGCTTCCGTCAGTGCCATTAAGGAGAGTGATGAAGGCATACTGATCcgtaaggttgaagagattcaaacgCCTATCACCATGATAGGAGCACAATTGCTGAAGAGTGGTCTGATCCTGGAAGAGCTGGTTAAGGAAGAGAATAATGAAGAGTTGAGGagttttatacaacaaatgctgGATCGGGGGGAATTACAGATAACTTACCGTGTCAAGAGCAAGCGTCAGGAAGAGATAGCCGTGGTAGATATCCCCTATGATGAGGTCAAAGTAGAAATACCTATAAGCCCGTTGGTGATAGAGTTCCCAGCACCATTCGAATATAAAGATGAGAAGGCAGTCCCATGGATATATCAacccagagcttttaagcaggggcaGGAAGATAAACCTTTAATCATTAACGAACCAAATGTCACTTCAATTGTGGGGCCAGCAGGAATGACGCGCAGCGGCCGAGTGTTTGCACCAAGAACTGCTGatacttctgagagagctaaagGGAAGGAGGCTACTGTCCAGATCCCCATTCCTAATCAGGGGATGCAAGACATGCACCTGTCTCCTAAAGCTGGTGTCACTCGTGAGGAGGCTGAGGA gttCCTCTTTGAACGTCATGCCAAAGACGACCTTGATAAAACTGCCAGTGGAAGGGATAG gtcatggatatacatcctGGCTATAGTTGCTTACTCgggagaccctggattcactctgcag gtggatggcgaAATCACTGAGACACCCTTCCAATCCTTGGAAGTAGTGAACATGATGGCCATTCAACAGACCTTGGAGGCCCCGAAATCAGGACCATCCATGGCCTCTTGGCGGGGAGCAAAAGCTGTTATGGAAAGTGAAGATGCACAAGACTGGGGCAAAGTGGTGGAAGTGAAAGAGAAACGAGACAAGTTTGGCCTGGGGTATGACCCATCATCAGACAAAGCTGGTAGCAATTATGACAAATAG